In the Sulfitobacter pacificus genome, one interval contains:
- the folK gene encoding 2-amino-4-hydroxy-6-hydroxymethyldihydropteridine diphosphokinase — MPQAQDHGEKSGSSLISHPCMLLALGANLTSNVGAPEITLRAALNLLKLNGATIRAKSALYSTPAFPAGNGPDYVNAAARISAPWDAAQALAVLHDIEAEFGRTRETRWGQRTLDLDLIAFGDQVLPDRQTFKEWRDLPADAQRTTVPQELILPHPRLQDRAFVLVPLADVAPDWVHPVLKLSVTEMRDALDPADLAAVRVLSEDVQNNGL; from the coding sequence ATGCCGCAAGCCCAAGATCACGGGGAAAAGAGCGGTTCCTCGCTCATATCCCATCCCTGTATGCTTTTGGCGCTTGGCGCTAACCTGACGTCAAATGTGGGGGCGCCTGAAATTACCCTCCGGGCGGCGCTGAATCTGCTTAAACTAAACGGCGCGACGATTCGCGCTAAGAGTGCGTTATATAGTACACCTGCATTTCCTGCGGGCAATGGTCCTGATTATGTCAATGCTGCTGCCAGAATCAGCGCGCCCTGGGATGCGGCACAGGCTCTGGCGGTTTTGCACGATATCGAAGCCGAATTTGGCCGCACCCGTGAAACCCGCTGGGGCCAGCGCACACTTGATCTGGATCTGATTGCCTTTGGTGATCAGGTGCTGCCGGACAGGCAAACATTTAAGGAATGGCGCGATTTACCTGCGGATGCCCAACGAACAACGGTTCCGCAGGAATTGATCCTGCCGCATCCGCGTCTTCAGGACCGCGCCTTTGTCCTTGTTCCCTTGGCTGATGTCGCCCCCGATTGGGTGCATCCGGTATTGAAATTGAGTGTCACAGAAATGCGCGATGCGCTGGATCCCGCTGACCTTGCGGCGGTGCGTGTGCTGTCAGAAGATGTGCAGAATAACGGCTTGTAA
- a CDS encoding NYN domain-containing protein: MFYKDERLALFIDGSNLYAAAKTLGFDIDYKLLRHEFMRRGKLLRAFYYTALLENDEYSPIRPLVDWLNYNGFSMVTKPAKEYTDSMGRRKVKGNMDIELAVDAMELAPHVDHIVIFSGDGDFRPLVESLQRQGVRVSCVSTIRSQPPMISDELRRQVDNFIELEDLKDVIGRPPRENDFTPRPE; encoded by the coding sequence ATGTTTTATAAAGACGAGCGACTAGCGCTCTTTATTGATGGCTCTAACCTCTATGCGGCTGCAAAGACGCTTGGGTTTGACATCGATTATAAGTTGCTGCGCCACGAGTTCATGCGCCGGGGCAAGTTGCTACGCGCGTTCTATTACACTGCCCTTTTGGAAAACGATGAATATTCCCCGATCCGCCCGCTGGTGGACTGGTTGAACTACAATGGTTTCTCGATGGTGACCAAACCGGCCAAGGAATATACCGACAGCATGGGTCGCCGGAAAGTCAAAGGGAACATGGACATCGAGCTGGCCGTTGACGCGATGGAACTGGCACCGCATGTGGATCACATTGTGATTTTCTCTGGCGACGGTGATTTCCGCCCGCTGGTAGAAAGCCTGCAACGGCAGGGTGTGCGCGTGTCCTGTGTCTCTACGATTCGCAGCCAGCCGCCCATGATCTCAGACGAGTTGCGCCGTCAGGTTGATAACTTCATCGAACTTGAAGACCTGAAAGATGTGATCGGCCGCCCCCCCCGCGAGAATGATTTCACCCCGCGTCCGGAGTGA